The window TCATTATATCTTATATGCTTTATGGAAGCTCCTTTAATGGAATAAAGTAATAGCTTTTTCCAGCAACAGATATTGTATTCAAACGTCCAGATCTGAAACGTGTCTCGAGATTAACAAGCTTCTTGAACATCTCCTTATAAGCCTGATCCCATTCGCTTTCATTACACTTCTTACGGCTAATATCCTTTATGCGTACTATATAATTCAATGCATCAGAACTTGGCACAGAAACGCGATGATAATAAACCTTTGAAATGGCAGACTTCGTACTGAGAGCCTTGCGATAAGAAAGCATATTTATTTGTTTACTCTGTCGCTTAAAGTTGTTTCTAAGCACAGCAAGTTCCTTATTACCAAGAGAGTCTGCATTGATATAAGGCATCAAATCACGATAGCCATCAAGAAGATTCTGCATCTCAGCCTTATCAAAAAGATATCCCTCGTCATAAGTTGAAAGTTGCTGTGGTGTAAACCACATCTTCTTGAAGAGAAGGTCGTTGATATTGTTCTTTTCAATGTCAGTTACAGAGATAGCTGCACTATCACAGAGATTCACCACCTCTTGTGTAGGAACAGCACGTAGAACACCATATTTATTCTCTGCGCTACGTGTCACATTTACAAGTTCGTTGTTACGTGCATTGAGCTGCATAAACAGTGAATCAAGTACATTTGAAAGACCTGCACTTGAAAGTTCAGAATAAAGTTTTGGATAAACAAAACCACCTGCAATAACGCTGTTCTTTGGTGCATCAAGCAAATAAACATTCTCGTTATCAGTACTCATATCTTTGAACGAGCCATTCTTTGTCCATTTTGGTTCGCAGAGGTAGTCTCCAGAGAAGCTCATATACTCCAGGATGTTATTATCAAGTAGCTGCTTAGACTGCAGGATGAAGTCTTGATAAGGCATACCATCCTTAGAAAGGATTTGAGCAAGAAGGAGAGTAGCTGAGCGCGAATAAATCTCAGAGTTGATATCAGAAGTGAAAGTTGGGAACTCATCAGTACCCAAGATAATGAACACATTATTATCAAACTTAGAATAAGGTGTCTCTCTAAAGATAGTATTCATCGCATCATGGAAGCCGTAGCCACCTGTTGCCCCAATAGTGTTTGGTGAAGTCATCTTTGTAAGATAGTCAATCCACTTACCAAAGTCGTTCGTTGGTGAGAGATGTCTATTTCCGTTCTGAGAAACTGATGTCACAGAGAACTTCGCCTGAGAATCCTTTGATACCTTTTCGCTTATGCCCTGGAAAGCATTAACAAGGTTGCGCACAAGTAGACGGTCCTTATCAAAGAACACAAGGTGGACATTTATATTCTTGCTATTCTCAATGAGTCGATCGAGTTCTGCCACAGCAACATCTCCACCCTTTATATTGAGCATTAAAGTCTTCTTTCTGTCCCATACAGATAACGGAAGATTTACAGCTACTTTCTGATCAGCCGAAGTATTTGTCCAATTTCCATCAGCAGTAAAGAGGAGATTAGAACCCAATGGGAAGTTCGCAAACTCTGGATAACTTGAATCAAGCAGATAGACGTGGTTCTGACCTACCATAGCGGTAAGATCAGCAGGAATCCATCCGAGTGCCGTGCGAGTAGAGTCTGAGAGTGAAGGACGATCAGAAACAAGTACAGCCTGTTTACTTGCATCATACTTATAAGCATACACAATCTGACCAGATACAAGCTTTCCCTTAGCCTTATCGAGGAAGAAAGGATCACCATAGAGGCTCAGAGAGTCAAGTGTAAAGAAACTCTTAACGTTTGCCAATCGTGACACATTAGATGCTCCAATACGATAGCGTACAGGGAAGTTATTATCTTTAGACACAAAGGCATGGTTATACTCCAGCACACTATTCTTATCAATCCATCCTACAAAAGGCGATTTTTTAGCATCCTTGAAGTGAGTTCTTGAACTGAAAAGCGGAGCAAACATGCCCTTAGGCTGTCCAAGTAAGCTTTGGTCAGCAGCAACAACTTTGTAGAATCCGTTTTTCTCGCCAATAACATAGAAAGGTGCGCCAAGCTTCTGCTCGCTCAAGATACGCTGTGCATACGGTCCTGCGTATGCCTTGTTATGGTCACGATCAGAGAAGACAATATGCACATCCTTATTGTTGTGTGTCTTCTGCTTTCGTGTATCATCTGTCAGGTAATTAAAACTCTTTCTACCGACAGCTTTTGTCTTATCATATCTTCCCACCTGTGCCAGACTACTTTGGGCACCTAAAAAGAAGAATGCAAGACCTGCTATAATATGGAACGCTTTCATATTTCCTAATTTTATTTTCCTGTATTTCTTTGAGTTACTTCAATTTTCGTAATATGGTGGAAGTCATCAACCTTCACATCGTCAATAGTCACACGTCCGTAACGATTACTCTCAAGAAAGTGCAATCCCTGACAATAGTCTGGGAACACATTATAACGCTCACCATTGATGTGTACGACAACCTGATTACCATTACCACCGAGATAGTTATTGATGATAAAATTACGATGTGCATAGAATGTCTC of the Prevotella melaninogenica genome contains:
- the tssR gene encoding type VI secretion system protein TssR domain-containing protein, yielding MKAFHIIAGLAFFFLGAQSSLAQVGRYDKTKAVGRKSFNYLTDDTRKQKTHNNKDVHIVFSDRDHNKAYAGPYAQRILSEQKLGAPFYVIGEKNGFYKVVAADQSLLGQPKGMFAPLFSSRTHFKDAKKSPFVGWIDKNSVLEYNHAFVSKDNNFPVRYRIGASNVSRLANVKSFFTLDSLSLYGDPFFLDKAKGKLVSGQIVYAYKYDASKQAVLVSDRPSLSDSTRTALGWIPADLTAMVGQNHVYLLDSSYPEFANFPLGSNLLFTADGNWTNTSADQKVAVNLPLSVWDRKKTLMLNIKGGDVAVAELDRLIENSKNINVHLVFFDKDRLLVRNLVNAFQGISEKVSKDSQAKFSVTSVSQNGNRHLSPTNDFGKWIDYLTKMTSPNTIGATGGYGFHDAMNTIFRETPYSKFDNNVFIILGTDEFPTFTSDINSEIYSRSATLLLAQILSKDGMPYQDFILQSKQLLDNNILEYMSFSGDYLCEPKWTKNGSFKDMSTDNENVYLLDAPKNSVIAGGFVYPKLYSELSSAGLSNVLDSLFMQLNARNNELVNVTRSAENKYGVLRAVPTQEVVNLCDSAAISVTDIEKNNINDLLFKKMWFTPQQLSTYDEGYLFDKAEMQNLLDGYRDLMPYINADSLGNKELAVLRNNFKRQSKQINMLSYRKALSTKSAISKVYYHRVSVPSSDALNYIVRIKDISRKKCNESEWDQAYKEMFKKLVNLETRFRSGRLNTISVAGKSYYFIPLKELP